The following coding sequences are from one Candidatus Neomarinimicrobiota bacterium window:
- a CDS encoding PD40 domain-containing protein has product MTLFRFFSLILAYLLSANVVVNAQFQRNNHTELNWKTIETEHFSVTYHQGLETSAGRVAKIAEEIYHPVTALYNYEPQNPIHFIIQDTDDISNGAAYFYDNKIVIWALPMDYDLRGTHNWLRDVVTHEFTHIVSMQAAMRFNRHIPALYFQWFRYENERRDDVVRGFPNGIVSYPYAGLTVPLWFAEGAAQYNSGTLKYDHWDSHRDMLLRERSLNGSLLNLDDMAVFGKVGIGNESVYNQGYSFITYIADRFGEQSISKIAKAFSSTLPISISGAIKKATGIEGEIVFEDWKRKIGIDYTGNTNIIQQNLAEGTVISKGGAANLFPTWSQDGNKIAYLSSKNHISFGRTDLMLFNAENGNSEKIASSVGTSPSWSPDGNELVYGRVSKPDKHGSTYFDLYRYDIKKKKEKRLTHGSRGRYPAFSPDGKEIVFVTTNDGASSLMVYDIKTETIRELLSFEEIRQAYKLDWSPDGNSILFETSTENGRDIALVNADGSEFRMLLNSPADERHPVFSPDGEKIYYSSDKTGIFNIYSYDLTNSETKQWTNVTGGAFMPSVSSKGELSYSRFEGTEYKLSLLKLGNEVKPEHSVYNNYLETLPTVDYDQNSLPEYESKEYVATTMTTFFMPRLMIDYGTVKVGGYVFSNELLNKISVIGGATINKDYDYDLYLRFDFNRLSPNIFIEAYGISQNVVDSLVLPGQTTPLDIKFNLKEVSPGMTFYRGVKDQFTFRLTYSIYSASQSGFLIDDFGGLVKTSFGYDYFIGRSASVEWGRDNRERTAKSYIARDNGMRWRLSYAYKRDKFIVDFARNEDFGTIEEVFIPFNYQQLDLNIDKYFSLPGNSALALNIEGGYISNNVNDFLHYFGGGLLGMKGYSYYSYGGERKILGTVTLNAPISNGINKALLNLYIRDLYGGIFFQYGDAWIGTARINEFKRTVGYSIRVGAYSFYAFPTAFEFQAAYGLDKFSDEQGIVRGNEWRYYFTLLFDFL; this is encoded by the coding sequence ATGACGCTATTCCGATTTTTCAGTTTAATTCTGGCTTACTTATTATCCGCAAATGTTGTTGTTAATGCCCAATTTCAACGTAATAACCATACAGAATTAAATTGGAAAACGATCGAGACCGAACATTTTAGCGTAACTTATCATCAAGGGCTGGAAACTTCTGCTGGGCGTGTTGCAAAGATAGCAGAGGAAATCTATCATCCCGTTACGGCTCTGTATAATTATGAGCCTCAGAACCCGATTCATTTTATAATTCAGGACACTGACGATATATCCAACGGCGCCGCATATTTTTATGATAATAAAATCGTTATCTGGGCGTTACCTATGGACTACGACCTCCGCGGAACGCATAACTGGCTTCGGGATGTGGTTACTCACGAATTTACTCATATAGTGTCAATGCAAGCAGCAATGCGATTCAACAGACATATTCCGGCTCTCTATTTTCAGTGGTTTAGGTATGAGAATGAACGACGTGATGATGTCGTCAGAGGATTTCCAAATGGGATAGTTTCCTATCCTTACGCGGGACTTACGGTGCCTTTGTGGTTCGCCGAAGGAGCGGCTCAGTATAACAGCGGTACATTAAAGTATGACCATTGGGATTCTCATAGGGATATGTTATTGAGGGAGCGGTCACTCAACGGGTCTCTGTTAAACTTGGATGATATGGCGGTTTTCGGGAAAGTCGGCATTGGAAACGAGAGTGTTTATAATCAGGGATATTCATTTATAACCTATATTGCTGACCGGTTCGGAGAACAATCAATAAGTAAGATAGCTAAAGCATTTTCCTCAACGCTTCCGATTTCCATCTCCGGCGCTATAAAGAAGGCAACAGGGATTGAGGGAGAGATAGTTTTTGAAGATTGGAAAAGAAAAATTGGCATTGATTACACTGGCAACACCAATATCATTCAGCAGAACCTTGCAGAGGGAACGGTAATAAGCAAAGGTGGAGCCGCGAATTTGTTTCCTACATGGTCGCAAGACGGCAACAAAATCGCTTATCTGTCGAGCAAGAATCATATATCTTTTGGACGTACTGACTTAATGCTGTTCAACGCAGAGAATGGAAATAGTGAGAAAATCGCTTCTTCAGTCGGTACTTCACCTTCATGGTCACCCGACGGAAACGAGCTGGTTTACGGCAGGGTAAGTAAGCCGGATAAACACGGATCGACATATTTTGATCTGTACCGCTACGATATTAAGAAAAAGAAAGAGAAAAGACTCACTCACGGAAGCAGAGGAAGGTATCCGGCATTCTCTCCTGATGGTAAGGAGATTGTGTTTGTCACTACTAATGACGGCGCAAGCAGTTTGATGGTTTACGATATCAAGACCGAAACGATAAGAGAATTATTGAGTTTTGAGGAGATAAGACAAGCCTATAAATTGGATTGGTCGCCTGACGGAAATTCAATACTCTTTGAAACTTCTACAGAAAACGGAAGAGATATTGCGCTCGTTAATGCCGATGGCAGCGAATTCAGGATGCTTCTGAATAGCCCGGCGGATGAACGTCACCCTGTCTTTTCGCCTGATGGCGAAAAAATATATTATTCCTCCGATAAAACGGGCATATTCAATATTTATTCATATGATTTGACCAATAGTGAGACTAAACAATGGACTAATGTTACAGGCGGCGCTTTTATGCCGTCGGTTTCTTCAAAAGGAGAACTGAGCTATTCGCGGTTTGAGGGGACAGAATATAAACTTTCGCTATTGAAGCTGGGAAACGAGGTAAAACCTGAACATTCGGTTTATAATAACTATCTGGAGACTTTGCCAACAGTTGATTATGACCAAAATTCTCTCCCGGAATATGAATCAAAAGAGTATGTGGCCACCACCATGACTACGTTTTTTATGCCTCGATTGATGATTGATTACGGCACCGTAAAGGTGGGTGGATATGTTTTCTCCAACGAGCTGCTCAATAAAATAAGTGTCATCGGAGGAGCAACAATCAACAAGGATTACGATTACGATTTATACCTTCGATTCGATTTCAATCGTTTATCGCCTAATATTTTTATTGAAGCGTACGGGATTTCACAAAACGTAGTAGATTCGTTGGTGTTACCCGGTCAAACTACTCCACTTGATATAAAGTTCAATCTAAAGGAAGTGTCTCCGGGGATGACTTTTTACAGGGGAGTGAAAGATCAGTTCACTTTCAGACTAACGTATAGTATTTATTCTGCCTCTCAATCAGGATTTCTTATAGATGATTTCGGTGGTTTAGTTAAAACTTCGTTCGGTTATGATTACTTCATAGGTAGGTCGGCATCGGTGGAATGGGGAAGAGACAATAGAGAGAGAACTGCAAAGAGTTATATTGCGAGAGATAACGGTATGCGGTGGCGTTTATCATACGCATATAAGCGGGATAAATTCATAGTTGATTTTGCTCGAAATGAAGATTTCGGAACAATTGAGGAGGTCTTTATCCCATTTAATTATCAGCAATTGGATTTGAATATTGATAAATATTTCAGCCTTCCCGGCAATAGCGCACTTGCCTTGAATATAGAAGGTGGTTATATTTCTAATAACGTAAACGACTTTCTCCACTACTTTGGAGGAGGCCTCCTTGGGATGAAAGGATATTCGTATTACAGCTATGGTGGCGAGCGAAAAATACTCGGCACGGTAACGTTAAATGCTCCTATATCAAATGGGATTAACAAGGCTTTATTAAACCTTTACATTAGGGATTTATATGGCGGAATTTTCTTCCAATACGGAGATGCATGGATAGGAACAGCGAGGATAAATGAATTCAAACGGACGGTCGGTTATTCCATCAGAGTTGGCGCTTATTCGTTCTATGCTTTTCCAACGGCATTCGAATTTCAGGCTGCGTATGGACTCGATAAATTCAGTGATGAGCAAGGAATCGTCCGGGGAAATGAATGGCGATATTATTTTACGCTTTTGTTTGATTTTCTCTAA
- the nadD gene encoding nicotinate (nicotinamide) nucleotide adenylyltransferase gives MKIGLFGGTFDPPHLGHIRLALYVLNEKNLQKVMLVPAYKTPYDDKQSTVSFEHRFSMAKLAVEAHPDLEVSDIEGKRGGQSYTIDTIRQVKKLYGLSSEELYLIVGADGFLRFSEWKEPESILTECRVCVLKRNDIDSKNYNNEFLKKAELLDNDFYDVSSRELRNRIANGDDLGDLIDSGVSEYIRENGLYV, from the coding sequence ATGAAAATAGGATTATTCGGCGGAACGTTTGATCCTCCTCATCTTGGTCACATTCGGCTGGCTCTTTACGTTTTAAATGAGAAAAACCTCCAAAAGGTAATGTTAGTTCCTGCGTATAAAACTCCTTATGATGATAAGCAGTCCACTGTTTCATTCGAGCATCGTTTCAGTATGGCAAAACTCGCCGTCGAAGCTCATCCTGATTTGGAAGTCAGTGATATTGAGGGGAAGCGCGGCGGTCAATCCTATACGATTGATACTATTCGCCAGGTCAAAAAGCTTTATGGTTTGTCTTCAGAGGAGCTGTATCTGATTGTGGGAGCTGATGGTTTTCTCCGCTTTTCCGAGTGGAAAGAGCCCGAATCAATCCTCACCGAATGCCGTGTTTGCGTTCTTAAGAGAAATGATATTGATAGCAAAAATTATAATAATGAATTTCTCAAGAAGGCGGAACTGCTTGATAACGATTTCTATGATGTATCGTCCCGGGAGCTGAGAAATAGAATAGCGAATGGAGATGATTTAGGAGATTTGATTGACAGCGGAGTATCGGAATATATCAGAGAGAACGGATTATATGTCTGA
- a CDS encoding T9SS type A sorting domain-containing protein, which translates to MAVAGPQKANSMLNLFPDRIKTFVFVIILFFVSGIEAAENGYRVNFHNYSSGLKSSVISQSVSIAAIRVQFVEDDEEGTTGNGLFDLSSPSAGDDFIFDPPPHNRRYFQAHLESLNNYFNSVGQSRWGIGGINSTVFPLLTDSVYDLQNPMRFYSPKSDEETNDKRLAQLFYESVILAADDAGNYSGTDLVIVFHAGVGKDFTFQLDLTPFDIPSALLDRDFLQLNLASSEFSQLESLGVTTGLILPETQSQDGFNIALNGTITLLFGRFLGLPSLWNTDTGDPGIGKWGLMDQGSNNMDGAVPARPSAFSRVFMGWELDIPAYPSEGREIFTAADEFGIKYYSIKINSDEYFLIENRSRATTNKTGFEELIVGRDTAYVKFDSLGSGVIVSVSNYDAGIPGSGLLIWHINESVVKEFYSTNRINTDKENRGVDLEEGDGSQDIGEEFGFLQPGGGSENGTPWDPFYAKNPAWYFQNPDWEADADSTVAFTPETSPNSNSNAGGKTGISITNISKAGLRMTFDVASSFLAVGFPLYLGAGAGRSFPAVADLDGDGNIEILVATSDGTIHGWTLILDRLPLVYLGGGDTENIVSTFGNVTTSHRIGIFADSVGSISNIAISDIDGDDTLEVVVVTKNGKVIMYEPEEGAVIDNRADSAWSIYLGEEVLATPIVSNGRVYVGSLSGTISEINSSGNLINSTASAIEILSMTLPDGEAVKGSNDNIISGNFLQNRKSLGSEPEDLIVTISAKGIVRVFIGTNTDLVNADYEYDMGDSVLSSPAMADIDKDGELEIIITGNNKLWAFNGNLTLVENFPVTIGIPEPVGKILSSPVIGDVDGDGSPEIIFGAPDGKIYGYHSDGTVAEGFPLSTGASVSSTPVIVDAIPSGAMEIVATSDDGWLYMWSVPGNGTAGNTPAYLPWSAFAGSNERTNFAPASPSSPPVGINELLAQDKVFAYPNPVEGSEVRIRYFVNQSGSVDIMIFDMAGEFVTKLLNSNIVQNEYNETVWNVKNVSSGVYLARVTAHGLSGGLSSKVIKVAVVK; encoded by the coding sequence ATGGCAGTTGCCGGTCCTCAAAAAGCGAATTCAATGTTGAATCTGTTTCCCGATAGAATAAAAACATTCGTTTTCGTTATAATCTTATTTTTTGTATCAGGAATTGAAGCGGCGGAAAACGGATACAGAGTTAATTTTCATAATTATTCTTCAGGTTTAAAGAGTTCTGTTATAAGTCAAAGTGTCTCAATAGCGGCTATCAGGGTTCAGTTTGTGGAAGATGACGAAGAAGGTACGACGGGAAACGGATTGTTCGATCTTTCATCACCATCGGCAGGCGATGATTTTATATTCGATCCGCCGCCGCATAACCGGAGATATTTTCAGGCGCATTTGGAATCGCTTAACAATTATTTTAATTCGGTAGGTCAATCCCGATGGGGAATTGGTGGGATCAATTCAACCGTATTCCCGCTTCTAACGGATAGCGTGTATGATCTTCAAAATCCGATGCGGTTTTATAGCCCGAAATCAGATGAAGAAACCAATGATAAACGGTTGGCGCAGCTTTTCTACGAATCTGTAATTTTAGCTGCGGATGATGCGGGAAATTACTCGGGAACTGACTTAGTTATTGTTTTTCATGCTGGAGTTGGAAAGGATTTTACATTTCAACTCGACCTCACACCGTTCGATATTCCCTCGGCTTTGCTCGACAGAGATTTTCTTCAGCTGAATTTGGCTTCTTCTGAATTTTCCCAATTAGAAAGTTTGGGAGTTACCACCGGATTGATACTTCCGGAAACACAAAGTCAGGATGGTTTCAATATTGCGCTAAATGGTACTATTACTTTGCTGTTCGGCAGGTTTTTAGGATTACCCTCTTTATGGAACACGGATACTGGCGACCCTGGAATCGGAAAATGGGGATTGATGGATCAAGGTTCAAATAATATGGATGGAGCTGTCCCAGCTCGCCCGAGCGCATTCAGCAGAGTATTTATGGGATGGGAATTGGATATACCAGCATATCCGAGTGAAGGAAGAGAAATATTCACTGCCGCTGACGAGTTTGGCATTAAATATTATTCTATTAAAATCAATTCAGATGAATATTTTTTGATTGAAAACAGAAGCAGAGCTACAACAAATAAAACGGGATTCGAAGAGCTTATAGTCGGAAGAGATACCGCTTATGTAAAGTTTGATTCCTTAGGAAGCGGCGTAATAGTTAGTGTATCAAATTATGATGCGGGAATTCCCGGCTCGGGACTGCTTATCTGGCATATAAATGAATCTGTCGTGAAAGAGTTTTACTCCACAAACCGGATTAATACAGATAAAGAAAACAGGGGAGTAGATCTTGAAGAGGGGGACGGTTCGCAGGATATAGGAGAAGAATTTGGATTCTTGCAGCCCGGGGGCGGTTCTGAAAACGGCACGCCTTGGGATCCTTTTTACGCTAAGAATCCCGCCTGGTATTTCCAAAATCCTGATTGGGAAGCGGATGCTGATTCCACAGTGGCATTTACGCCTGAGACCAGCCCAAACAGCAATAGTAACGCAGGTGGCAAAACAGGAATTAGTATAACAAATATTTCCAAAGCGGGTTTAAGAATGACCTTTGATGTTGCTTCAAGCTTTCTTGCTGTGGGGTTCCCATTATATCTGGGCGCCGGAGCGGGAAGGAGTTTTCCTGCAGTTGCCGACTTAGATGGAGACGGAAATATAGAGATATTAGTGGCAACGTCGGATGGAACTATACACGGCTGGACACTGATACTCGATAGACTTCCATTAGTTTACTTGGGAGGTGGTGATACAGAAAATATAGTATCCACATTCGGAAATGTAACTACAAGCCATAGAATCGGAATATTCGCAGATTCGGTAGGTTCTATTAGTAATATCGCAATAAGCGACATAGACGGAGACGATACACTTGAAGTTGTGGTAGTTACTAAAAATGGCAAAGTGATAATGTATGAGCCGGAAGAAGGGGCGGTTATTGATAATCGCGCCGACAGCGCCTGGTCAATCTATCTTGGCGAAGAAGTGTTAGCAACTCCAATTGTATCCAACGGAAGAGTTTATGTAGGCAGCTTAAGCGGCACAATTTCGGAGATTAACAGCAGCGGGAATCTGATTAATTCGACTGCATCCGCTATTGAAATTCTAAGTATGACATTACCGGATGGTGAAGCTGTCAAAGGTTCAAACGACAATATTATTTCCGGTAATTTTTTACAGAACCGTAAATCGCTTGGTTCTGAACCCGAAGATTTAATTGTGACTATTTCCGCGAAAGGAATTGTGAGGGTTTTTATCGGTACAAACACGGATCTGGTCAACGCTGATTATGAATATGATATGGGCGACAGTGTACTTTCCTCTCCCGCAATGGCAGATATAGATAAAGATGGTGAACTTGAGATAATAATAACAGGGAATAATAAACTTTGGGCGTTTAACGGGAATTTGACACTTGTGGAAAATTTCCCTGTCACAATCGGTATTCCGGAACCGGTCGGTAAGATATTATCGTCGCCTGTTATAGGAGATGTTGACGGCGACGGTTCACCGGAAATAATTTTCGGAGCTCCTGACGGAAAGATTTACGGTTATCATTCGGATGGAACTGTGGCGGAAGGTTTTCCTCTTTCAACGGGAGCAAGCGTGAGCTCAACGCCTGTTATAGTTGATGCGATTCCGTCAGGCGCAATGGAAATCGTGGCAACGAGTGACGATGGTTGGCTGTATATGTGGTCTGTGCCCGGTAACGGAACAGCTGGAAATACTCCGGCTTATCTTCCGTGGAGCGCATTTGCCGGCTCGAACGAAAGAACAAATTTTGCTCCCGCTTCACCGAGTTCACCTCCTGTAGGAATAAATGAACTGCTTGCTCAGGATAAAGTGTTCGCTTATCCGAATCCCGTGGAAGGGAGTGAAGTGCGGATACGGTATTTTGTTAATCAATCCGGCAGTGTTGATATAATGATATTTGATATGGCAGGTGAGTTTGTAACAAAATTGCTTAACTCCAACATAGTTCAAAATGAATATAACGAAACGGTTTGGAATGTAAAAAACGTGTCAAGCGGAGTCTATTTAGCCAGGGTAACCGCTCATGGATTATCCGGCGGGCTGTCGTCTAAAGTTATTAAAGTGGCAGTTGTAAAATGA
- a CDS encoding DUF423 domain-containing protein, translated as MTKPFFIIASITGFLGVALGAFGAHALKERISEQMLQTFETGVRYQMYHAFALFIVAWALTQWKSSYLNYSGWLFIAGIVLFSGSLYLLAFTGQRGWGAVTPIGGLAWLLGWLSLAWGVYKA; from the coding sequence ATGACTAAACCATTTTTCATAATCGCATCAATCACAGGATTTTTAGGAGTGGCTCTCGGAGCGTTCGGCGCTCACGCTCTTAAAGAGAGAATTAGCGAGCAGATGCTCCAAACTTTCGAGACGGGAGTAAGGTATCAGATGTATCACGCTTTCGCTCTGTTTATAGTTGCTTGGGCGCTAACGCAGTGGAAATCCAGTTATCTTAATTACAGCGGATGGTTGTTCATTGCGGGAATAGTGCTGTTTTCCGGCAGCCTGTACCTGCTGGCGTTCACAGGGCAACGTGGTTGGGGAGCAGTGACTCCTATTGGAGGATTGGCATGGCTGCTTGGCTGGCTATCTCTTGCCTGGGGAGTATATAAAGCCTGA
- the bamD gene encoding outer membrane protein assembly factor BamD has translation MKFLIIIYISAIALFLTGCGSKKNNELEPVDVRFERGMEYFQKKKYSKSIIEFKFVTFNAPASEIGDDAQFYLAEAHFYSKEYILAISEYERLVRIHPESPLVDESQYKRALCFDILSPKSYHDQENTIKALDAYQEYIEEWPQSENKEKAEGRLDKLRFKLAKKVYDAGMQYRKLDECKSSIIYLRQVLDKYYDSEFAPGARWNIARCEIKLENWSDALAMLIEIINRNDDSEYLKKAQEVLPEVRENAEKSEEQALLEDN, from the coding sequence ATGAAATTTTTAATTATTATATATATATCGGCTATTGCGTTATTCCTGACAGGGTGTGGTTCAAAGAAGAACAACGAACTGGAGCCTGTGGATGTTCGCTTCGAAAGAGGAATGGAGTATTTTCAAAAGAAAAAATATTCCAAATCCATAATCGAATTTAAATTTGTTACCTTTAACGCACCGGCAAGTGAAATTGGCGACGATGCACAATTCTATCTGGCTGAGGCGCATTTCTATTCGAAAGAGTATATTCTCGCAATCTCTGAATACGAGCGGTTGGTTCGAATACATCCTGAAAGCCCGCTTGTGGATGAAAGCCAGTATAAGAGAGCGCTTTGTTTCGATATACTTTCCCCAAAATCTTATCACGATCAGGAAAATACGATCAAAGCCCTTGACGCATATCAGGAATATATTGAGGAATGGCCTCAAAGCGAAAATAAAGAAAAAGCAGAAGGCCGCTTGGATAAATTGAGGTTCAAGCTGGCAAAAAAAGTATATGATGCCGGAATGCAATATCGAAAATTGGATGAGTGTAAATCATCCATCATATACCTTCGACAGGTATTGGATAAGTATTATGATAGTGAGTTTGCGCCAGGGGCGCGCTGGAACATCGCAAGGTGTGAAATAAAACTTGAAAACTGGAGTGATGCGCTGGCAATGCTTATCGAAATTATCAATCGTAATGACGATTCTGAATATCTGAAAAAAGCACAAGAAGTATTGCCTGAGGTAAGAGAAAATGCGGAAAAATCTGAAGAACAAGCCCTTTTAGAAGATAACTGA